The Staphylococcus carnosus genome has a segment encoding these proteins:
- a CDS encoding YhgE/Pip domain-containing protein produces the protein MKNAIKLFLMDLKKIIKAPAVLVILGGVMILPSFYAWFNLDATWDPYGNTKNIKIAVVNEDKGDKVRGKRINVGDEVSKQLKKDNHFDWEFVSRKRADHDLKMGKYYAAMYIPEKFTHQITGTLRKDPQRADIEYKVNQKLNAIAPKMTDAGTSAIVQKANDKFNETVTKALLKEANRLGVKLENEIPTINKIQKAVSTANNSVPEINKFAKKILYLDENQDQIDNYADEFRSLNNYKGDVLNGVDKLNQVNSAIPALNEKAKLILTLNEYMPNIRNALNVASNDVPQAFPRINRGVEIASNGVDKGLQGMNDARGYLSAINQRVDTYQGIVNDAQNRNQEVNNRLQDNLQTSPQSTSKTSENNIKFSLMSTDGNSNKTSFDSEDANAMDSSLSKALLSLTQYTDQQTESTQEGIGTLEDIAYGILSSDKPEEFEPVLDNMNSRLEATSKSNQQFIDILSEIEDREDVDLSTEINKLEEANNSVNNLIRKQNLLSDALSKGSTGKAEAVDLLKTLPQVDRDLKGLRNYIQTELNQSLLNVSNQVTSVLNNGDTKLSTVQSKLNTISQVIDEGEAILKDGQNRIETIQNALPLVEQRYMDAMAVAQRYYPEFEQEVNNAASFVRNDLPDIEQRLADTTATVNENIPTIFNRYDRLVGLLDENQPEAKQKLHDLAEFIRNDLPGVEKDLAKADKLFDEIEDDDAVDKMVDLLKNDLKKQADVVANPIKINQEDIFPVKDYGSASTPFYTALACWVGALLMVSLLTTDNKHKELASYLTKREEYLGKSGLFYLIGIVQALIVSIGDIVILHAQVEHVGWFIGLTVLISIVFVTIVYTLVSLLGNPGKALAIILLVLQIAGGGGTFPIEVTPEFFQIIHPFIPFSYAVDALREAVGGYVPEILTRKVITLSLFGIIFLLIGIIFKPITDPIMRKVAERAEKSDVME, from the coding sequence GTGAAAAATGCAATAAAGCTCTTTCTGATGGATTTAAAGAAGATTATTAAAGCACCTGCTGTTTTAGTCATTTTAGGAGGCGTAATGATACTCCCTTCTTTTTATGCATGGTTCAATTTAGATGCGACATGGGATCCATATGGAAACACTAAAAATATAAAAATTGCAGTCGTCAATGAAGATAAAGGCGATAAAGTCAGAGGCAAGAGGATAAATGTAGGAGATGAAGTTTCTAAGCAATTAAAAAAGGATAATCATTTTGATTGGGAATTTGTCAGCCGTAAAAGAGCAGACCATGATTTGAAGATGGGCAAGTATTATGCGGCTATGTACATACCAGAGAAGTTCACACATCAAATAACAGGGACGCTTCGTAAAGACCCTCAGCGTGCTGATATAGAATATAAAGTGAATCAGAAATTGAATGCAATTGCACCTAAAATGACGGATGCCGGAACCAGTGCGATTGTACAGAAAGCTAATGATAAATTTAATGAAACAGTGACAAAAGCGCTTCTTAAGGAAGCGAATAGACTAGGAGTTAAACTTGAAAATGAAATACCGACTATAAATAAAATTCAAAAAGCAGTTTCTACAGCCAATAATTCTGTACCTGAAATTAATAAATTTGCTAAAAAAATATTGTATTTAGACGAAAATCAAGATCAAATAGATAATTATGCAGATGAATTCAGATCATTAAATAACTACAAAGGTGACGTTTTAAATGGCGTAGATAAACTGAATCAAGTTAATTCGGCTATTCCAGCATTAAACGAAAAAGCTAAATTGATATTAACGTTGAATGAATATATGCCGAATATCAGAAATGCGCTTAATGTTGCTTCTAATGATGTACCACAGGCATTTCCGAGAATTAATAGAGGCGTTGAGATTGCGAGTAATGGTGTTGATAAAGGCTTGCAAGGTATGAATGATGCTCGAGGTTATTTAAGTGCAATTAATCAACGTGTAGATACGTATCAAGGTATCGTTAATGATGCGCAAAATCGCAATCAAGAAGTGAATAATCGTTTGCAAGATAATTTACAAACTTCACCTCAAAGTACTTCAAAAACAAGTGAGAATAACATTAAATTTTCACTAATGAGTACGGACGGTAATTCAAATAAGACTTCTTTTGACAGCGAAGATGCAAATGCTATGGACTCTTCTTTATCCAAAGCATTATTATCGTTAACACAGTATACAGACCAACAAACGGAAAGTACACAAGAAGGTATAGGAACACTAGAAGATATTGCTTATGGCATCTTATCTTCTGATAAACCTGAAGAATTTGAACCTGTATTAGATAATATGAATTCTAGACTTGAAGCAACCAGCAAATCTAATCAGCAATTTATTGATATCTTATCTGAAATTGAAGATAGAGAAGATGTAGACCTTTCAACTGAAATCAATAAGTTAGAAGAAGCGAATAATAGTGTAAATAACTTAATCAGAAAACAAAATCTGCTTAGCGATGCATTGTCAAAAGGCAGTACTGGTAAAGCAGAAGCAGTAGATTTATTGAAAACATTGCCTCAAGTTGATCGTGACTTGAAAGGGTTAAGAAATTATATTCAAACAGAACTGAACCAAAGTTTATTGAACGTATCCAATCAAGTGACTTCAGTATTAAATAATGGCGATACAAAACTTTCAACAGTTCAATCCAAGTTGAATACTATTTCTCAAGTGATTGATGAAGGAGAAGCGATTTTAAAAGATGGTCAAAATCGAATTGAAACGATTCAAAATGCTTTACCACTTGTTGAACAAAGATATATGGATGCAATGGCTGTCGCACAACGTTATTACCCAGAATTTGAACAAGAAGTGAATAATGCGGCTTCATTTGTTAGAAATGATTTGCCTGATATAGAGCAACGCCTAGCTGATACAACTGCAACGGTAAACGAAAATATTCCGACAATATTCAACCGTTATGACCGTTTAGTAGGACTTTTAGATGAAAATCAACCAGAAGCAAAACAGAAGCTGCATGATTTAGCAGAATTTATACGCAATGATTTGCCGGGTGTCGAAAAAGATTTAGCAAAAGCAGACAAACTCTTTGATGAAATAGAAGATGACGATGCGGTTGATAAAATGGTTGATTTATTGAAAAATGATTTGAAAAAACAAGCAGATGTGGTGGCTAATCCAATTAAAATCAATCAAGAAGATATTTTTCCTGTTAAAGATTATGGGTCTGCAAGTACACCATTCTATACAGCACTAGCATGCTGGGTCGGCGCTTTGTTAATGGTAAGTTTATTAACAACAGATAATAAACATAAAGAGTTAGCATCTTATTTAACTAAAAGAGAAGAATATCTAGGGAAAAGTGGCTTATTCTATCTCATAGGTATTGTTCAAGCATTGATAGTGTCTATCGGAGATATTGTAATATTGCATGCACAAGTAGAGCATGTGGGTTGGTTCATAGGTCTAACTGTCTTAATTTCGATTGTGTTCGTAACGATTGTGTATACCTTAGTTTCATTATTAGGTAACCCAGGAAAAGCGCTTGCTATTATTTTATTAGTGTTGCAGATAGCTGGCGGAGGAGGAACGTTCCCTATAGAAGTCACACCTGAGTTCTTCCAGATTATACATCCATTCATACCGTTTTCTTATGCAGTAGATGCGTTGAGAGAAGCGGTTGGCGGGTATGTTCCGGAAATATTAACGCGGAAAGTAATTACGCTTTCATTATTTGGAATTATATTCTTACTAATTGGAATTATATTTAAACCAATTACAGATCCGATTATGAGAAAAGTAGCAGAAAGAGCAGAGAAAAGTGATGTTATGGAATAA
- the isaB gene encoding immunodominant staphylococcal antigen IsaB family protein: protein MKKVIAATGVTLTLALSASVLPANNDAGNEAHAATQPYYNYTGYTANDSSFFVDPNFVRAVKYHNVTFNGYKIQGQHQAVPNSTKNIQVYDQLIAINKETNNAVSASFPINQGQISREAIENAYGTDYEFASEKNSKDTGMMTYEFDGSTVNIEIYHNMADSATIT, encoded by the coding sequence ATGAAAAAAGTAATTGCAGCAACCGGCGTAACCTTAACTTTGGCACTTAGCGCAAGCGTCCTTCCGGCAAACAACGATGCAGGCAATGAAGCACATGCAGCAACGCAACCTTATTATAATTACACAGGCTATACAGCGAATGATTCAAGTTTCTTTGTAGATCCGAATTTCGTGAGAGCAGTCAAATATCATAACGTCACATTTAATGGCTATAAAATACAAGGACAACATCAAGCAGTGCCGAACTCTACTAAGAATATACAAGTATATGATCAACTAATAGCGATTAATAAAGAAACGAATAACGCCGTTTCTGCTTCGTTCCCAATCAATCAAGGTCAAATCAGTAGAGAAGCAATTGAGAATGCATACGGTACAGACTATGAGTTCGCTAGCGAGAAAAATTCAAAAGACACGGGGATGATGACTTATGAGTTTGATGGCAGTACAGTGAATATCGAAATCTATCATAATATGGCAGATTCTGCTACGATTACTTGA
- a CDS encoding FtsX-like permease family protein, giving the protein MLASSALSFVVLFTLTNINVSERTRELATLRVLGFYKRETVMYIYRETIILTIIGILVGFIGGYYLHQFIMSTLPPNNAMADMTLYWTNFAISTGLTLLFSFIVMLIMARKISKIDMLGALNSVD; this is encoded by the coding sequence GTGTTAGCTTCTTCAGCGTTATCATTCGTTGTATTATTTACACTGACAAATATCAACGTTTCAGAACGTACACGCGAATTAGCAACGTTAAGAGTCTTAGGATTCTATAAACGCGAAACAGTGATGTATATCTATCGTGAAACAATTATTCTTACAATCATAGGTATACTCGTAGGATTTATTGGTGGTTATTACTTACATCAATTTATCATGAGTACACTACCGCCGAATAATGCGATGGCAGATATGACGCTATACTGGACAAACTTCGCTATATCAACTGGTTTAACGCTATTATTCTCATTCATTGTAATGTTGATTATGGCACGCAAGATAAGCAAAATAGATATGCTGGGTGCATTGAACTCAGTAGACTAA
- a CDS encoding VOC family protein, translating into MDITRGINHIGLTVPDIEAATEFFKKGLNGKIAYDSQTEMESPRGGEDVERYLGLEDGAKIIKKRMLVFGNGPNIEMFEFANAQQRSAESLQDIGFTHIAFYVDNFESALEQVIEAGGEPISEPHFNTRYEDTSGNQTVYIKAPWGSLIELQTVPNGYYYPEDSEAEVFIPRKR; encoded by the coding sequence ATGGACATAACAAGAGGTATCAATCATATTGGATTAACTGTTCCGGATATAGAAGCAGCGACAGAATTCTTTAAAAAAGGCTTAAACGGCAAAATTGCCTATGACAGCCAGACAGAGATGGAGTCACCCCGCGGCGGTGAAGATGTAGAACGTTATTTAGGGTTGGAAGATGGCGCTAAAATCATTAAAAAACGTATGCTGGTGTTTGGTAATGGACCGAATATTGAAATGTTTGAGTTTGCAAATGCACAGCAACGTTCTGCGGAATCACTCCAAGATATCGGATTTACACATATCGCTTTTTATGTAGATAATTTCGAAAGTGCATTAGAACAGGTTATTGAAGCAGGAGGCGAACCTATTTCAGAACCTCATTTTAATACAAGATATGAAGATACATCAGGAAACCAAACAGTTTATATTAAAGCACCATGGGGCAGTCTGATTGAATTACAGACAGTGCCGAATGGTTATTATTATCCTGAAGACAGTGAAGCAGAAGTCTTTATACCGAGAAAACGTTAA
- the rbsU gene encoding ribose/proton symporter RbsU, with protein MNMVALLIGLGPLLGWGLFPTIASKFGGKPVNQIIGTTVGTLIFAGVFYAFTAREFPTGMNLFFAILSGAGWSFGQILTFKAFEYIGSSRAMPVTTAFQLLGASLWGVFALGNWPGITNKIIGFIALVVILIGARMTVWSEKSEATDSGNLRKAVIILLIGEIGYWLYSAAPQATDIGGKNAFLPQAIGMLIVAVIYGLMNMKKGNPFTNKITWLQIISGFFFAFAALTYLISAQPDMNGLATGFILSQTSVVLATLTGIYFLNQRKTSKEMVITVIGLVLILAAATVTVFIK; from the coding sequence ATGAATATGGTCGCATTATTGATCGGCTTAGGTCCATTGCTTGGGTGGGGGTTATTTCCAACTATTGCATCAAAATTCGGTGGTAAACCTGTTAACCAAATTATCGGGACTACAGTAGGAACATTAATTTTTGCAGGTGTCTTTTATGCATTTACAGCAAGAGAATTTCCAACAGGTATGAATCTATTCTTTGCGATTCTTTCAGGAGCAGGTTGGAGTTTTGGTCAAATTTTAACATTCAAAGCATTTGAATATATCGGTTCATCACGTGCGATGCCTGTAACAACAGCATTCCAATTATTAGGGGCATCACTTTGGGGTGTATTCGCACTCGGCAACTGGCCTGGTATAACAAATAAAATTATCGGCTTCATTGCTTTAGTTGTTATTTTAATCGGTGCACGTATGACAGTATGGAGTGAAAAATCTGAAGCAACAGACAGCGGCAATTTAAGAAAAGCAGTCATCATTTTGTTGATTGGTGAAATCGGTTATTGGTTATATTCAGCAGCACCGCAAGCAACAGATATTGGTGGCAAAAATGCATTCTTGCCTCAAGCTATCGGTATGTTGATTGTTGCTGTGATTTACGGTTTGATGAATATGAAAAAAGGCAATCCGTTTACTAATAAGATTACATGGTTGCAGATTATTTCAGGGTTCTTCTTTGCATTTGCAGCATTAACTTATTTGATTTCTGCACAGCCTGATATGAATGGTTTGGCAACTGGATTTATTCTTTCACAAACATCAGTAGTGCTCGCAACTTTAACAGGTATCTACTTCTTAAATCAGCGTAAAACTTCTAAAGAAATGGTCATTACTGTGATTGGTTTGGTGCTTATTTTAGCAGCCGCAACAGTAACAGTCTTTATTAAATAA
- a CDS encoding NmrA family NAD(P)-binding protein: MLVITGSTGQLGRDVIKDLVKYRKPSEIIALTRSKEKAQDYIDQGIDVREFDFEDKESIAKGFKDSTELLLISSNAVGHEVEHHQNAIEAAKNAGIKHIYYTSHTGSKAKSQFSAMEVHHATEKLLEDSGIPFTSIRNGFYAESGAEFFFDGIHDGTLYVPANGPVNWTTHEDLAEGMVQILIADNFTEKYPNLTAQQLVSFEEAAKNYKAEDLTYQEISDQDFVDILTKNHVPEHIAKFLLGIFIASREDEFTTIDNILEELIGRKPKTLIDVINEEQR; this comes from the coding sequence ATGTTAGTAATTACAGGTTCAACAGGTCAATTAGGCCGCGATGTTATTAAAGATTTAGTGAAATATCGTAAACCAAGTGAAATCATCGCTTTGACACGTTCTAAAGAGAAAGCACAAGACTATATTGACCAGGGTATTGACGTCCGTGAGTTTGATTTTGAAGATAAAGAAAGTATCGCAAAAGGGTTCAAAGATTCAACTGAGTTATTATTAATCTCAAGTAATGCAGTAGGTCATGAAGTAGAACATCATCAAAACGCTATTGAAGCAGCTAAAAATGCAGGTATCAAGCATATTTATTATACAAGTCACACAGGCAGCAAGGCTAAATCTCAATTCAGCGCGATGGAAGTACATCATGCCACTGAAAAATTACTTGAAGACAGCGGTATTCCGTTCACTTCTATCCGTAACGGATTCTACGCTGAATCAGGTGCAGAATTTTTCTTTGATGGTATCCATGATGGTACGTTATATGTTCCAGCTAATGGACCCGTTAACTGGACAACACATGAAGATTTAGCTGAAGGTATGGTACAAATTCTTATTGCTGATAACTTTACTGAGAAATACCCTAACTTGACTGCTCAGCAGTTAGTATCATTTGAAGAAGCAGCTAAAAATTATAAGGCTGAAGATTTAACTTATCAAGAAATTTCAGATCAAGACTTCGTAGATATCTTAACGAAAAATCATGTTCCAGAGCATATCGCTAAGTTCTTGCTTGGTATATTTATCGCAAGCCGTGAAGATGAATTTACAACAATTGATAATATATTAGAAGAATTAATCGGCAGAAAACCAAAAACTTTAATTGATGTTATCAATGAAGAACAAAGATAA
- the rbsK gene encoding ribokinase, producing MTNKVVILGSTNVDQFLTVERYAKPGETLHVEKGQKSYGGGKGANQAIATARMGAETTFISKVGKDGLADFMFDDFKEAGMNIDYILESETEDTGQAFITVDAEGSNTIYVYGGANMAITPEDVDKAASKIKEADYIAAQLEVPVPAIIQAFKIAREAGVTTVLNPAPAEKLPEELLSLIDVIVPNEFEAEILSGIPVTDEKSMAQNADYFLDLGIKVVVITLGEQGTYYAVEGDSGLVKAYTVQTVDTTAAGDTFIGAFVSGFGVSKMNLVEAIDYANKAASLTVQKPGAQASIPLASEVDNI from the coding sequence ATGACAAACAAAGTTGTAATTTTGGGGTCAACGAATGTTGATCAATTCTTAACAGTTGAACGTTATGCAAAACCTGGGGAAACGCTGCATGTTGAAAAAGGACAAAAATCATATGGCGGCGGTAAAGGTGCCAATCAAGCGATTGCGACAGCACGCATGGGTGCAGAAACAACGTTTATTTCTAAAGTCGGTAAAGATGGTTTAGCAGATTTTATGTTCGATGATTTTAAAGAAGCGGGCATGAATATTGATTATATTTTAGAATCTGAAACAGAAGATACAGGCCAAGCATTTATTACAGTTGATGCAGAAGGCAGTAATACGATTTATGTATATGGCGGTGCTAATATGGCGATTACGCCTGAAGATGTTGATAAAGCTGCTTCAAAAATTAAAGAGGCAGATTATATAGCAGCACAATTAGAAGTACCAGTACCTGCGATTATTCAAGCCTTTAAAATTGCGAGAGAAGCGGGTGTGACAACTGTTTTAAATCCTGCACCTGCTGAAAAGTTGCCTGAAGAATTGTTAAGTTTAATAGACGTCATTGTGCCGAATGAATTTGAAGCTGAAATATTATCTGGTATTCCAGTTACAGATGAAAAGTCTATGGCACAAAATGCGGATTATTTCTTAGATTTAGGAATTAAAGTCGTCGTGATTACCTTAGGAGAACAAGGCACGTACTATGCAGTAGAAGGTGATTCTGGTTTAGTTAAAGCTTATACGGTTCAAACTGTTGACACGACAGCTGCGGGTGATACTTTTATTGGTGCATTTGTCAGTGGTTTTGGCGTAAGTAAAATGAATTTAGTTGAAGCAATTGATTATGCGAATAAAGCAGCTTCATTAACTGTACAAAAGCCAGGTGCGCAAGCTTCTATTCCTTTAGCAAGTGAAGTAGATAACATATAA
- a CDS encoding MarR family winged helix-turn-helix transcriptional regulator: MEQINQDLKSAIRNFYIAIPQINKEITNILRQIELKSGQVLSFEQITALSIIHSNESITINELAEEQKIFKTAASKRIKKLEECGYVQIFPTDDKRLKAVCLTLEEELLLEEATVALTHSIKQCLDCCKTEQEFEEFVEQLIYFKKLFI; this comes from the coding sequence ATGGAGCAGATTAATCAGGATTTAAAATCGGCGATTCGCAATTTTTATATCGCAATTCCTCAAATAAATAAGGAAATCACTAATATTTTACGACAAATCGAATTGAAATCTGGACAAGTTTTATCTTTTGAGCAAATAACGGCTTTGAGTATTATTCATTCTAATGAGAGTATCACAATTAACGAATTGGCTGAAGAACAAAAGATTTTCAAAACAGCTGCATCAAAACGTATTAAAAAATTAGAAGAATGTGGTTATGTACAAATTTTCCCTACCGATGATAAACGCTTGAAAGCAGTTTGTTTAACGCTTGAGGAAGAATTATTGCTAGAAGAGGCCACCGTAGCATTAACACATTCAATTAAACAATGTTTGGATTGCTGTAAAACTGAGCAAGAGTTCGAAGAATTTGTAGAACAACTTATATATTTCAAAAAGCTATTCATTTAA
- a CDS encoding DeoR/GlpR family DNA-binding transcription regulator — protein sequence MMKIFADERRDLIMTYLSKHKRATVNQLSEHANVTPATIRSDLTALQALNKVERTHGGVRLPRADSLNTDNSFSDRLNKHQTAKQRIGMKALAKISNHQCILMDASSTTYELAKLLAKTDMNLTIITNGLENAILLKENTNLTVLIIGGFAQKGSNALTGRLDSQILNLYHIDYFFVSANGVTLQNGLTDFSLTEVELKKEMIKQSTEVIALIDKSKFNISSSLSFANLFEIDEIITDENITPELSKQIPTKVTIVK from the coding sequence ATGATGAAAATTTTCGCTGATGAACGTAGAGATCTTATAATGACTTACCTATCAAAACATAAACGAGCAACGGTAAATCAATTATCTGAACATGCAAATGTTACTCCTGCAACTATTCGTTCAGACTTAACTGCACTACAAGCTTTAAACAAAGTAGAACGTACACATGGAGGTGTCAGACTTCCAAGAGCCGATTCACTTAATACTGACAACAGCTTTTCGGATCGTTTAAATAAACATCAAACTGCAAAGCAACGAATTGGAATGAAAGCATTAGCAAAAATAAGCAACCATCAATGTATATTAATGGATGCAAGCTCTACAACTTATGAATTAGCAAAATTATTAGCTAAAACTGACATGAATTTGACTATTATTACAAACGGGCTAGAGAATGCAATTTTGTTAAAGGAAAACACAAATCTTACTGTGTTAATTATCGGGGGTTTCGCACAAAAAGGTTCGAACGCTTTAACAGGGCGGTTGGATTCTCAAATACTAAATCTTTATCATATTGATTACTTTTTTGTTTCTGCTAACGGAGTGACACTTCAAAATGGGCTGACTGATTTTTCATTAACCGAAGTAGAGTTGAAGAAAGAAATGATTAAGCAAAGCACTGAAGTCATTGCTTTAATCGATAAAAGTAAATTTAATATATCATCGTCATTATCATTTGCTAATTTATTCGAAATTGACGAAATTATAACTGATGAAAATATAACACCTGAGTTATCCAAACAAATCCCGACAAAAGTAACGATAGTTAAATAG
- the rbsD gene encoding D-ribose pyranase, whose protein sequence is MKKTPLLNSQVSQAVATIGHFDLLTINDAGMPIPNDERRIDLAVTKALPRFIDVLETVVTEMEIQKIYLAEEIKMHNPDQLKAIKGLIAEDVEIEFIPHSQMKEYLSHPLNKGNVRTGEITPFSNIILESNVTF, encoded by the coding sequence ATGAAAAAAACACCTTTACTTAATAGTCAGGTTTCTCAAGCAGTAGCGACAATCGGACATTTTGATTTATTAACTATCAATGATGCGGGCATGCCGATTCCAAATGATGAACGTCGAATTGATTTAGCAGTGACTAAGGCATTACCGCGTTTTATTGATGTTTTAGAAACAGTGGTGACAGAAATGGAAATTCAAAAGATATATCTAGCAGAGGAAATTAAAATGCATAATCCAGACCAATTAAAAGCAATTAAAGGTTTGATTGCTGAAGATGTTGAAATTGAATTTATTCCACATTCACAAATGAAGGAATATTTGAGTCATCCTTTAAATAAAGGTAATGTACGTACAGGAGAGATTACACCATTTTCAAATATTATACTTGAGTCTAATGTGACATTTTAA
- a CDS encoding erythritol/L-threitol dehydrogenase: MSNKNYPEKMNAIVAYAPKDYRYEEVDTPKIENPEEIIVKVEACGICAGDIKAYGGAPSFWGDETQPAYIKAPMIPGHEFIGRVVEVGDEVEDFEVGDRVISEQIVPCWYCRFCNRGQYWMCEKHDLYGFQNNVNGGMAEYMKFTKEAINYKVPENLPIEEAILIEPYACSLHAVQRANIQLGDFVVLSGAGTLGLGMVGAAKKSGAGTLVVLDMKDDRLELAKEFGADIVLNPSKVDVEKEIKGMTEGYGCDVYIEATGHPKSVEQGLAMIRKLGTFVEFSVFGDPVSVDWSIISDRKELDLLGSHLGPYCYPLVIDGIQNGDFPTRGVVTHKLSLKDFKEGFDLMKKGDKSLKIILEP; encoded by the coding sequence ATGAGTAATAAAAATTATCCAGAAAAAATGAATGCAATTGTAGCATATGCACCAAAGGATTATAGATATGAAGAAGTAGACACACCGAAAATAGAAAACCCTGAAGAAATCATTGTGAAAGTGGAGGCTTGCGGTATTTGTGCGGGTGATATTAAAGCTTATGGTGGAGCTCCAAGTTTCTGGGGAGATGAGACTCAACCCGCTTATATCAAAGCACCTATGATTCCTGGACATGAGTTTATCGGTCGTGTGGTTGAAGTTGGAGACGAAGTTGAAGATTTTGAAGTCGGAGACCGTGTGATTTCTGAACAAATTGTACCGTGTTGGTATTGCCGCTTTTGTAACCGTGGACAATATTGGATGTGTGAAAAGCATGATTTATATGGATTCCAAAACAATGTAAACGGCGGTATGGCTGAATATATGAAATTTACAAAAGAAGCTATTAACTATAAAGTTCCAGAAAATTTACCGATTGAAGAAGCAATTCTTATTGAACCTTATGCTTGTAGTTTACATGCTGTACAACGTGCGAATATTCAATTAGGAGATTTTGTAGTTCTTTCAGGTGCTGGAACTTTGGGCTTAGGAATGGTTGGTGCGGCTAAAAAATCAGGTGCTGGTACACTTGTAGTACTTGATATGAAGGACGATCGACTTGAATTAGCAAAAGAATTCGGTGCTGATATTGTTTTAAATCCAAGTAAAGTAGACGTTGAAAAAGAAATAAAAGGCATGACAGAAGGTTACGGTTGTGACGTATATATCGAAGCAACTGGACACCCTAAATCAGTTGAACAAGGTTTAGCTATGATTCGTAAATTAGGTACATTTGTTGAATTTTCGGTTTTCGGTGATCCTGTTTCAGTAGACTGGAGTATTATTTCTGACCGTAAAGAATTAGATTTGCTTGGAAGTCACTTAGGACCATATTGTTATCCATTAGTAATAGATGGTATCCAAAATGGAGATTTTCCTACAAGAGGTGTTGTAACTCATAAATTATCTCTAAAAGACTTTAAAGAAGGTTTCGATCTTATGAAAAAAGGCGATAAATCATTAAAAATTATTTTGGAACCGTAA